A genomic region of Tamandua tetradactyla isolate mTamTet1 chromosome 2, mTamTet1.pri, whole genome shotgun sequence contains the following coding sequences:
- the LOC143659203 gene encoding olfactory receptor 13C3-like, with protein sequence MDQNNQTFVSEFLLLGLSGHPNLEIIFFALLLVMYLVILLGNGVLIIASIFDARLHTPMYFFLGNLSFLDICYTTASIPSTLGPIISQKRTISFSRCAVQMFLVFALGSTECLLLGMMAFERYVAICNPLRYPIIMSKAVYVLMASTSWLSGGINSTVQTSLAMRLPFCGNNVINHFGCEILAVLKLACADISLNVTTMLVSNVVFLVLPLLVIFFSYMFILYTILRMKSATGRHKAFSTCSSHLTVVIIFYGTIFFMYAKPTSQDQSGENKFQTSDKLMFLFYGAMTPMLNPIIYSLRNKDVKSAVKYLLTCKFIQ encoded by the coding sequence ATGGATCAGAACAACCAGACATTTGtgtcagaatttcttcttctgggcCTTTCAGGGCATCCAAATCTTGAgatcattttctttgctctgctTCTAGTGATGTATCTAGTGATTCTACTGGGCAATGGTGTTCTCATCATAGCAAGCATCTTTGATGCTCgtcttcacacccccatgtacttcttcctgggAAACCTCTCATTTCTGGATATCTGCTATACAACTGCTTCTATTCCTTCAACTTTGGGGCCCATCATATCACAGAAAAGAACCATTTCCTTCTCTAGATGTGCAGTGCAGATGTTCCTTGTGTTTGCCCTGGGGTCAACAGAGTGTTTGCTCCTGGGCATGATGGCTTTTGagcgctatgtggccatctgtaacccTCTGAGGTACCCCATCATCATGAGCAAGGCGGTGTATGTGCTGATGGCTTCCACGTCATGGTTGTCTGGTGGAATCAACTCAACTGTGCAAACGTCTCTTGCCATGAGGTTGCCATTTTGTGGGAATAATGTTATCAATCATTTTGGATGTGAGATCTTGGCTGTCCTCAAGTTAGCTTGTGCTGACATATCCCTCAATGTTACCACCATGCTGGTGTCCAATGTGGTCTTCCTGGTTCTTCCACTGCTGGTCATCTTCTTCTCCTACATGTTCATCCTCTACACCATCTTGAGAATGAAATCAGCCACAGGGAGACACAAGGCATTTTCCACCTGCTCCTCACACCTGACTGTGGTGATCATATTTTATGGTACCATCTTCTTTATGTATGCAAAGCCCACGTCTCAAGACCAGTCTGGGGAAAACAAATTTCAAACTTCAGACAAGCTTATGTTCTTGTTTTATGGGGCCATGACCCCCATGCTGAATCCTATCATCTATAGCTTGAGGAATAAGGATGTAAAATCTGCTGTGAAGTATCTGTTAACTTGCAAATTTATCCAATAA